From Oenococcus sicerae, the proteins below share one genomic window:
- a CDS encoding SpaA isopeptide-forming pilin-related protein: MKRFKKTTIFSLLILAISIFLPLANLSGLSNSAKADTTSYSNISPNYQSNASGTRPNTANSWTIPGQTDVVNHQGGTAAGWDGVSSWNGDSSNTTSSYIKYGTNSGNPDFAIRKYAKQTTTPGLYDVYLNARGNTQQDIKPIDIVLVVDMSGSMTQTTNGVSKATAVQNGIAQFMSSIAAAGYANYVNVGLVGYSNVIRTTVPMASMTSNASNINNAISTNGPNGTTFTQLGIRNGAAMLNADTSGNKKMMILMTDGIPNQSYHVLTASTVNGLVNGNTFSSIQIDSADTATSKFNNSYAASGLTIADTWAATMGEAGIAKASPNNDEIHVLGIQLTGNNYLNIGQITTRMQALASSDTNGPMYQAAASPTEVQSYLVSQAQNVISSFNTIVNGSITDPLGSQFIYSGANPQVTSVGSVAVDTSLISAGIANGTINIANLNLGKNQEIQIHYQVRINTEDPNFVPDKWYQMNGKTTLTADGSKPTIQYDFAVPSAKASGVSINVNKIWHTLTNTSQIPDSITFTVQRATTTLAGTWQQAAGTLTKANNWTGSFAQLTSNGQNVYLPKFNNLGQDFTYQVTAENSVTGFVSNIANNAGMSMITNSELGVNVEKYSANDGHKLTGASFTLYRYSTNWASQDSSFSPITINGNQALINQITPGYYQIKEATVPDGYQLNTTAFNFRVDANGKFYEQNGQEITATVLPNTDAFYLKTTATGGKEIILAAYNGLKNFDLTVNKTDAANGKAVTGAEFTLKNANGNTIAVSVSNSGSTFNFSGLKAGTYSLSESKTPDGYIPIANAIQITINQDGTVSIPGNTHWQSVLTSGGTANTITLTVPNSVKGILPVTGGPGNMVYVTVSISLITIALISSGYYFYRIKRRQQDD; the protein is encoded by the coding sequence TTGAAAAGATTTAAGAAAACAACTATTTTTTCATTATTAATCTTAGCTATTTCTATTTTTCTGCCACTGGCAAATTTATCAGGTTTGAGCAATAGCGCGAAAGCTGATACAACGAGTTATAGCAATATTTCTCCGAATTATCAATCTAACGCTAGCGGCACTAGACCGAACACTGCAAATAGCTGGACGATTCCTGGCCAAACAGATGTCGTTAACCATCAAGGTGGAACGGCAGCTGGCTGGGATGGCGTGAGTTCTTGGAATGGCGATTCATCTAATACGACGAGTTCATACATTAAATATGGCACTAACAGCGGCAATCCGGATTTTGCGATTCGTAAATATGCCAAACAAACGACAACACCGGGTCTGTATGACGTCTATTTAAATGCCAGAGGCAATACGCAGCAAGATATCAAGCCGATCGATATTGTCTTAGTTGTCGATATGTCTGGTTCGATGACCCAAACCACTAATGGCGTTTCTAAGGCCACAGCTGTACAAAATGGTATTGCACAGTTTATGAGTTCGATCGCAGCTGCTGGCTATGCCAACTACGTCAATGTTGGTTTGGTTGGCTATTCAAACGTCATCAGAACAACGGTGCCTATGGCTAGTATGACATCCAATGCTAGCAACATTAACAATGCTATTTCCACAAATGGACCCAACGGAACAACTTTCACACAATTAGGCATTCGAAATGGTGCTGCGATGCTAAATGCTGATACCAGCGGCAATAAGAAAATGATGATTCTGATGACTGATGGCATTCCTAATCAGTCTTATCATGTTTTGACCGCTTCGACGGTCAATGGTTTGGTAAACGGCAATACTTTCAGCAGTATTCAAATTGATTCTGCTGATACAGCCACTTCAAAATTTAATAATTCTTACGCTGCAAGTGGTCTCACGATTGCTGATACTTGGGCAGCAACGATGGGTGAGGCTGGAATTGCGAAAGCTAGTCCCAATAATGATGAAATTCATGTCTTGGGAATTCAGCTGACCGGCAACAACTATTTGAACATCGGCCAAATCACAACTCGTATGCAAGCACTGGCTTCCTCAGATACCAATGGGCCGATGTATCAGGCAGCAGCTTCACCAACTGAAGTGCAGAGCTATTTAGTTAGTCAGGCCCAAAACGTGATCAGCAGTTTTAACACGATCGTGAATGGTTCGATCACAGATCCATTGGGCAGCCAGTTCATTTATTCAGGTGCTAATCCACAGGTTACTAGTGTTGGTTCAGTAGCAGTCGATACAAGTTTGATATCTGCCGGTATTGCCAATGGCACGATCAATATTGCAAATTTAAATCTTGGCAAGAACCAAGAAATTCAGATTCACTATCAAGTACGGATCAATACTGAAGATCCAAACTTCGTGCCTGACAAATGGTACCAAATGAATGGCAAAACAACGCTCACAGCCGACGGCAGCAAGCCGACGATTCAGTACGATTTTGCGGTTCCTTCGGCTAAAGCGTCCGGTGTTTCGATTAATGTGAATAAAATTTGGCATACATTGACGAATACAAGTCAGATACCTGATTCGATCACATTTACGGTTCAAAGGGCGACGACGACGCTGGCTGGTACTTGGCAGCAGGCAGCCGGTACATTGACAAAAGCCAATAATTGGACTGGTAGTTTTGCTCAATTAACGAGTAATGGCCAAAATGTTTATTTACCGAAGTTCAATAATTTGGGCCAGGATTTTACCTACCAAGTGACAGCTGAAAATTCAGTAACGGGATTTGTTTCCAACATCGCTAATAATGCTGGGATGTCAATGATCACAAATAGTGAATTAGGTGTGAATGTCGAGAAGTATAGTGCTAATGATGGTCATAAATTAACTGGTGCTAGTTTCACACTTTACCGCTATAGCACTAACTGGGCGTCGCAAGATAGTAGCTTTTCGCCAATCACGATCAATGGCAATCAGGCGCTGATCAATCAGATCACACCAGGTTATTACCAGATCAAAGAAGCGACGGTTCCTGATGGCTATCAGCTGAATACGACAGCCTTTAATTTCAGAGTCGATGCAAATGGTAAATTTTATGAGCAGAATGGTCAAGAAATCACGGCGACTGTTTTGCCAAATACGGATGCTTTCTACTTGAAAACAACCGCAACTGGCGGTAAAGAAATTATTTTAGCCGCATATAATGGACTGAAAAATTTTGATCTAACTGTTAATAAAACAGATGCAGCCAACGGCAAAGCAGTCACTGGTGCTGAATTTACGTTAAAAAACGCCAACGGCAATACGATCGCTGTTTCAGTATCGAATTCTGGATCGACTTTCAATTTTAGCGGCTTAAAGGCTGGCACTTATAGCTTAAGCGAAAGCAAGACACCTGATGGCTATATACCGATCGCAAACGCCATTCAGATTACGATCAATCAAGATGGCACTGTTTCGATTCCAGGAAACACGCACTGGCAGTCAGTGCTGACTTCGGGCGGGACGGCAAACACGATCACTTTGACTGTTCCGAATTCTGTGAAGGGCATTCTACCGGTTACAGGCGGCCCGGGAAACATGGTCTATGTAACAGTCTCAATTTCACTTATCACGATCGCGCTCATTAGCAGCGGCTATTATTTCTACCGGATCAAAAGGAGGCAGCAAGATGATTAA
- a CDS encoding helix-turn-helix domain-containing protein — translation MVGLELFAKSIGIDIYQKFADKETLSSVFIEMGSANKKGLSKMAGHAAENVYTLVKQPRNYFLVVPISQGEKLILVPNFRVYHPPLQDFGIINFLGQMSSICQLVYTLYKNEDAPNWQLTVNRFDLEGEWIHFQQNKVSDQELYNNEKNLLNAVKTLDRQTMVFELSKLTHTQIIGELFAENNFVRGEKNALISMVVKLTQAVIDGGLPAQKAFNIENLLIQKIELKAALPTFNIWINEITYFYFQTLAEYTKNQSLKLAEKCKKYIDTNLSEKLKISDISKVLYSSKQNLSLAFKQQYQISLNQYIRIAKVEAAKILLERTEYSLDQISDYLSFTDKSYFLRTFKKYTKQTPSSYRRERGFLIVENEDRK, via the coding sequence GTGGTGGGATTGGAACTTTTTGCTAAATCAATTGGCATCGATATATATCAAAAATTTGCCGACAAAGAAACATTGAGTTCGGTTTTTATTGAAATGGGATCAGCGAATAAAAAAGGCCTTTCAAAGATGGCTGGCCATGCGGCTGAAAATGTGTATACTCTGGTCAAACAACCGCGAAATTATTTTCTGGTCGTACCGATCAGCCAAGGTGAAAAACTCATTTTAGTGCCAAACTTTCGTGTTTATCATCCACCTCTGCAAGATTTTGGCATCATCAATTTTCTTGGTCAAATGAGCAGCATCTGTCAACTTGTCTATACACTTTATAAAAATGAGGATGCACCCAATTGGCAGCTGACCGTTAATCGTTTTGATCTTGAAGGTGAATGGATCCACTTTCAGCAAAACAAAGTCAGCGATCAGGAACTCTATAATAATGAAAAAAATTTGCTCAACGCTGTCAAAACATTAGATCGTCAAACAATGGTTTTTGAATTAAGTAAATTGACACACACACAAATCATTGGCGAATTATTTGCAGAGAATAATTTTGTACGAGGTGAAAAAAATGCCTTGATTTCCATGGTCGTTAAATTAACTCAAGCGGTGATCGATGGTGGTTTGCCTGCACAAAAAGCTTTCAATATCGAAAATTTGTTAATACAAAAAATCGAATTGAAAGCTGCCTTGCCGACTTTTAACATTTGGATCAACGAAATTACTTATTTTTATTTTCAAACTTTAGCAGAGTACACAAAAAACCAATCGCTGAAATTGGCCGAGAAATGCAAAAAATACATAGATACAAATTTGAGCGAAAAACTGAAAATTAGTGATATTTCTAAAGTCTTGTATTCATCAAAACAAAATTTATCGCTCGCTTTCAAACAGCAGTATCAAATCAGTCTGAACCAATACATCAGAATTGCCAAAGTCGAAGCCGCGAAAATATTATTAGAAAGAACAGAATATAGTTTGGACCAAATTTCCGATTATTTGTCTTTTACAGATAAATCCTATTTTTTGCGAACTTTTAAAAAATATACAAAACAAACACCCAGTTCCTACCGTCGTGAAAGAGGCTTTTTGATCGTTGAAAACGAAGATCGTAAATAA
- the argB gene encoding acetylglutamate kinase: MMKKSEMTNKMATINIRQRVEILLDGLLYMRKYAGRTIVIKYGGNAMVNEELKTSVMRDLYLLQTIGMKIVLVHGGGPAIDQAMSRLNKPTKFIDGLRYTDGDDIQIINAVLSGQVNKSLVADLHKIGARAIGLSGADGHLIQTKQLSTELGYVGKISKIDAEAIKLLLNANYIPVIASIGIDDRGQLYNVNADTAASEIAAALNAEQFILMTDVRGILRDIKDPDSLYHELSVDQVQQMLGSGALKGGMIPKIRAIIAAINNGLKEAVILDGRVEHSILLELFSTEGYGSLITQ; the protein is encoded by the coding sequence ATGATGAAAAAATCAGAAATGACCAACAAAATGGCGACAATCAATATTCGACAACGTGTTGAAATTTTATTAGACGGCCTACTTTACATGCGAAAATATGCTGGTCGGACGATCGTGATTAAATACGGCGGCAATGCCATGGTTAATGAAGAATTGAAAACGTCTGTGATGCGTGATCTTTATCTTTTACAGACGATCGGAATGAAAATAGTTTTGGTTCATGGTGGTGGTCCAGCTATCGATCAAGCGATGTCCAGACTGAATAAACCGACGAAATTTATTGATGGTTTGCGATATACAGACGGGGATGATATTCAAATCATTAATGCTGTTTTATCCGGGCAAGTCAATAAAAGCCTCGTAGCCGATTTACATAAAATAGGTGCTAGGGCGATTGGTTTATCGGGCGCAGATGGTCATTTAATTCAAACAAAACAATTGTCAACGGAACTGGGTTATGTCGGCAAGATCTCAAAAATTGATGCCGAGGCGATCAAATTGCTTTTGAATGCCAACTATATTCCTGTGATCGCAAGTATCGGCATTGATGATCGTGGCCAGCTGTATAACGTTAATGCTGATACAGCTGCCTCTGAAATCGCAGCTGCACTGAATGCTGAACAATTTATTTTGATGACTGATGTCCGCGGGATATTGCGCGATATCAAGGATCCTGATTCTCTTTATCACGAATTATCTGTCGACCAGGTGCAGCAAATGCTTGGCTCAGGTGCTTTAAAGGGCGGCATGATTCCGAAAATAAGAGCTATTATTGCTGCTATCAACAACGGCTTAAAAGAAGCTGTTATTTTAGATGGCCGGGTTGAACATTCAATCTTACTAGAGCTGTTTTCTACTGAAGGGTATGGTAGTTTAATTACGCAATAA